In Gossypium arboreum isolate Shixiya-1 chromosome 5, ASM2569848v2, whole genome shotgun sequence, a single genomic region encodes these proteins:
- the LOC108452610 gene encoding transcription factor bHLH35-like isoform X3 encodes MLVRSTTKISGSQTMCLKTKNIGSWAMDELYDNDCSSSPDGAPASASLSNSSNILSERNRRKKLNQRLFALRALVPNITKMDKASIIKDAIDYIQQLQEQEATLQADIMELENNNNNNPKNHDLPMLLTSKNTNVFDSPIQLLQLNVTPMGDNTLLVSITCTKRADTMLKLCQLFESLNLKIITANLTVVSANLFNTLFIRANEKEKEELKMQIQTAIAAFNGPQTPPITI; translated from the exons ATGTTAGTGAGGAGTACAACCAAAATATCTGGGAGCCAAACTATGTGTTTGAAAACGAAGAATATAGGTAG TTGGGCAATGGATGAATTGTATGATAATGATTGTTCAAGTTCTCCGGATGGAGCACCTGCTTCTGCCTCTCTCTCCAACTCTAGCAACATCCTTTCTGAGCGAAACCGAAGAAAGAAGCTTAACCAACGCCTCTTTGCTCTCAGAGCTCTTGTTCCTAATATTACCAAG ATGGACAAGGCTTCCATCATCAAAGATGCCATTGACTACATCCAGCAACTCCAAGAACAGGAGGCAACACTCCAGGCCGATATTATGGAGTTGGagaataacaacaataataatccAAAGAACCACGACCTACCAATGCTTCTAACATCCAAGAACACCAACGTTTTCgattcccctatccaacttcttCAA CTCAACGTGACACCCATGGGAGACAACACACTACTGGTCAGCATTACATGCACGAAAAGGGCAGACACCATGCTTAAACTCTGTCAACTTTTTGAATCATTGAACCTCAAGATTATTACAGCCAACCTCACTGTTGTCTCTGCCAATCTCTTTAACACGCTGTTTATTCGG GCTAATGAAAAGGAGAAAGAAGAGTTAAAAATGCAGATCCAAACTGCCATTGCAGCATTTAATGGTCCACAAACTCCTCCTATCACCATctaa
- the LOC108452610 gene encoding transcription factor bHLH35-like isoform X2, protein MLWMENMENVSEEYNQNIWEPNYVFENEEYSWAMDELYDNDCSSSPDGAPASASLSNSSNILSERNRRKKLNQRLFALRALVPNITKMDKASIIKDAIDYIQQLQEQEATLQADIMELENNNNNNPKNHDLPMLLTSKNTNVFDSPIQLLQLNVTPMGDNTLLVSITCTKRADTMLKLCQLFESLNLKIITANLTVVSANLFNTLFIRANEKEKEELKMQIQTAIAAFNGPQTPPITI, encoded by the exons ATGCTCTGGATGGAGAATATGGAGAATGTTAGTGAGGAGTACAACCAAAATATCTGGGAGCCAAACTATGTGTTTGAAAACGAAGAATATAG TTGGGCAATGGATGAATTGTATGATAATGATTGTTCAAGTTCTCCGGATGGAGCACCTGCTTCTGCCTCTCTCTCCAACTCTAGCAACATCCTTTCTGAGCGAAACCGAAGAAAGAAGCTTAACCAACGCCTCTTTGCTCTCAGAGCTCTTGTTCCTAATATTACCAAG ATGGACAAGGCTTCCATCATCAAAGATGCCATTGACTACATCCAGCAACTCCAAGAACAGGAGGCAACACTCCAGGCCGATATTATGGAGTTGGagaataacaacaataataatccAAAGAACCACGACCTACCAATGCTTCTAACATCCAAGAACACCAACGTTTTCgattcccctatccaacttcttCAA CTCAACGTGACACCCATGGGAGACAACACACTACTGGTCAGCATTACATGCACGAAAAGGGCAGACACCATGCTTAAACTCTGTCAACTTTTTGAATCATTGAACCTCAAGATTATTACAGCCAACCTCACTGTTGTCTCTGCCAATCTCTTTAACACGCTGTTTATTCGG GCTAATGAAAAGGAGAAAGAAGAGTTAAAAATGCAGATCCAAACTGCCATTGCAGCATTTAATGGTCCACAAACTCCTCCTATCACCATctaa
- the LOC108452610 gene encoding transcription factor bHLH35-like isoform X1 encodes MLWMENMENVSEEYNQNIWEPNYVFENEEYSSWAMDELYDNDCSSSPDGAPASASLSNSSNILSERNRRKKLNQRLFALRALVPNITKMDKASIIKDAIDYIQQLQEQEATLQADIMELENNNNNNPKNHDLPMLLTSKNTNVFDSPIQLLQLNVTPMGDNTLLVSITCTKRADTMLKLCQLFESLNLKIITANLTVVSANLFNTLFIRANEKEKEELKMQIQTAIAAFNGPQTPPITI; translated from the exons ATGCTCTGGATGGAGAATATGGAGAATGTTAGTGAGGAGTACAACCAAAATATCTGGGAGCCAAACTATGTGTTTGAAAACGAAGAATATAG CAGTTGGGCAATGGATGAATTGTATGATAATGATTGTTCAAGTTCTCCGGATGGAGCACCTGCTTCTGCCTCTCTCTCCAACTCTAGCAACATCCTTTCTGAGCGAAACCGAAGAAAGAAGCTTAACCAACGCCTCTTTGCTCTCAGAGCTCTTGTTCCTAATATTACCAAG ATGGACAAGGCTTCCATCATCAAAGATGCCATTGACTACATCCAGCAACTCCAAGAACAGGAGGCAACACTCCAGGCCGATATTATGGAGTTGGagaataacaacaataataatccAAAGAACCACGACCTACCAATGCTTCTAACATCCAAGAACACCAACGTTTTCgattcccctatccaacttcttCAA CTCAACGTGACACCCATGGGAGACAACACACTACTGGTCAGCATTACATGCACGAAAAGGGCAGACACCATGCTTAAACTCTGTCAACTTTTTGAATCATTGAACCTCAAGATTATTACAGCCAACCTCACTGTTGTCTCTGCCAATCTCTTTAACACGCTGTTTATTCGG GCTAATGAAAAGGAGAAAGAAGAGTTAAAAATGCAGATCCAAACTGCCATTGCAGCATTTAATGGTCCACAAACTCCTCCTATCACCATctaa
- the LOC108453204 gene encoding uncharacterized protein LOC108453204 isoform X2 has protein sequence MDSLQIYANNSDEEDLSHQPSTPSADSSPPRLIPSKSAAPKVDDTMLALTAAEARQAQSRPIDPTQHVVAFNPTYDQLWAPTYGPAHPYAKDGIAQGMRNHKLGFVEDASIDSFVFDEQYNTFHKYGYAADPSGSNYIGDLDALQKNDAISVYNIPQNEQKKRKIEREKDEDEVDPTEIDNPATDVWLMKNKRSPWAGKKEGVQTELTEEQKKYAEEYAKKKEEKGHQGEKGEHVVDKTTFHGKEERDYQGRSWIAPPKDAKATNDHCYIPKRLVHTWSGHTKGVSAIRFFPKYGHLILSAGMDTKVKIWDVFNSGKCMRTYMGHSKAVRDISFCNDGTKFLTAGYDKNIKYWDTETGQVISTFSTGKIPYVVKLNPDEDKQNILLAGMSDKKIVQWDINTGQITQEYDQHLGAVNTITFVDNNRRFVTSSDDKSLRVWEFGIPVVIKYISEPHMHSMPSISLHPNTNWLAAQSLDNQILIYSTRERFQLNKKKRFAGHIVAGYACQVNFSPDGRFVMSGDGEGKCWFWDWKSCKVFRTLKCHEGVCIGCEWHPLEQSKVATCGWDGLIKYW, from the coding sequence ATGGATAGTCTCCAAATATACGCAAATAATAGTGATGAGGAAGACCTAAGTCACCAGCCATCTACTCCGTCTGCAGACTCTTCACCCCCACGGCTCATCCCCTCCAAATCTGCAGCACCAAAGGTTGATGACACAATGCTTGCCCTAACTGCAGCAGAAGCACGCCAAGCCCAATCAAGGCCCATTGATCCAACCCAGCATGTTGTTGCCTTCAATCCAACCTATGACCAACTCTGGGCTCCTACCTATGGCCCAGCTCATCCATATGCCAAGGATGGAATTGCCCAGGGCATGCGCAACCACAAGCTGGGATTTGTTGAGGATGCCTCCATTGACTCTTTTGTTTTTGATGAGCAATACAACACCTTCCACAAATATGGTTATGCGGCCGACCCTTCAGGAAGCAACTATATTGGTGATTTGGATGCTTTACAGAAGAATGATGCCATTTCAGTCTATAACATCCCACAAAATGAGCAAAAGAAGCGAAAAATTGAGAGGGAGAAGGATGAGGATGAGGTTGATCCAACAGAGATTGATAATCCAGCTACTGATGTGTGGTTGATGAAGAATAAAAGGAGTCCTTGGGCAGGTAAAAAAGAGGGGGTGCAAACAGAGTTGACAGAGGAGCAAAAGAAGTATGCAGAGGAGTATGCAAAGAAGAAAGAGGAGAAAGGCCATCAAGGTGAGAAAGGCGAACATGTGGTGGATAAGACTACCTTTCATGGCAAAGAGGAGAGAGACTACCAAGGAAGGTCTTGGATTGCACCTCCTAAGGATGCAAAAGCAACGAATGATCATTGTTATATACCAAAGAGATTAGTACACACTTGGAGTGGGCACACGAAAGGTGTCTCAGCTATTCGGTTCTTCCCCAAATATGGGCACTTAATTCTCTCTGCAGGGATGGATACTAAAGTGAAGATATGGGATGTGTTTAATTCAGGAAAGTGTATGAGGACATACATGGGTCATTCTAAGGCAGTAAGAGATATTTCATTTTGTAATGATGGCACTAAATTTTTGACCGCTGGATATGACAAGAACATTAAGTATTGGGATACTGAAACCGGGCAGGTTATTTCTACTTTCTCAACTGGGAAGATTCCATATGTAGTTAAGCTTAACCCTGATGAAGATAAGCAGAATATTCTTTTAGCAGGTATGAGTGATAAGAAGATTGTCCAGTGGGATATTAATACTGGACAAATTACACAAGAGTATGATCAGCATTTGGGGGCAGTGAATACCATTACATTTGTGGATAACAACCGGAGATTCGTTACATCAAGTGATGACAAATCACTTCGAGTATGGGAATTTGGAATTCCTGTTGTTATCAAGTATATTAGTGAGCCTCACATGCATTCTATGCCATCTATTTCGCTTCACCCCAACACGAATTGGCTTGCAGCTCAAAGTTTGGATAACCAAATTCTTATTTACAGTACCAGAGAAAGATTTCAGCTTAATAAGAAAAAAAGGTTTGCTGGGCACATTGTGGCCGGCTATGCTTGCCAAGTCAATTTTTCACCAGATGGACGCTTTGTTATGTCTGGAGATGGAGAGGGTAAGTGCTGGTTCTGGGACTGGAAGAGCTGCAAAGTTTTTAGGACTCTCAAGTGCCATGAGGGAGTTTGCATTGGGTGTGAGTGGCATCCTCTGGAGCAAAGTAAAGTTGCTACTTGTGGCTGGGATGGCTTGATTAAGTACTGGTGA
- the LOC108449918 gene encoding RNA-binding KH domain-containing protein PEPPER-like: protein MEIANATENGSAQTQPPTTTAQNPSEAAPLNPAIEKWAGWPGHCVFRLIVPVLKVGSIIGRKGELIKKMCEETRARIRVLDGALGTADRIVLVSGKEEPEALLSPAMDAALRVFKRISGLPDNERDAKAAGAAFCSIRLLVAYAQAINLIGKQGSVIKSLQESTGASVRVLPADELPSYAAAYERIVELQGEALKVLKALEEVVGHLRKFLVDHSVLPLFEKMDLQAETRAEKSSLLTASQSGIGIDLPVTARGDSLFLEHETQLESRIPSSGISFYTQDPTLSAIYSSSGLVRSVVPIVTQIAQTMQIPFSYAEDIIGIGGANIAHIRCTSGAVITVQESRGMSDEITVEIKGTSTQVQLAQQLIQDFMSNHKDPVTSGDYGDSSYRSSYSQMGSTSSLSTQPYGGYGGSSSNVGGYPTFRL from the exons ATGGAAATTGCAAACGCCACGGAGAACGGTTCGGCCCAGACTCAGCCTCCCACCACCACCGCCCAAAACCCTTCAGAAGCAGCTCCCCTTAATCCTGCAATAGAGAAGTGGGCCGGATGGCCAGGCCACTGCGTGTTTCGGCTGATTGTGCCAGTTTTGAAAGTGGGGAGCATAATTGGCCGCAAAGGGGAGCTCATTAAGAAGATGTGCGAGGAAACCCGCGCTCGCATCCGCGTCCTTGATGGCGCTCTTGGCACTGCTGATCGCATT GTGCTAGTATCTGGGAAGGAAGAACCAGAGGCACTTCTTTCCCCTGCGATGGATGCTGCTCTAAGAGTTTTCAAACGCATCTCTGGGTTACCTGATAACGAAAGGGATGCTAAAGCAGCTGGAGCTGCATTTTGTTCAATCCGTTTGCTGGTAGCATATGCACAAGCAATTAATTTAATTGGAAAACAGGGCTCTGTAATCAAGTCATTACAAGAGAGCACAGGTGCATCTGTGAGGGTGTTGCCAGCAG ATGAATTGCCATCTTATGCGGCAGCATATGAGAGGATTGTGGAGTTGCAGGGAGAAGCCCTGAAGGTTCTTAAAGCTCTTGAAGAAGTGGTGGGGCACCTGAGAAAATTTTTGGTTGATCACAGTGTTCTTCCTCTTTTTGAAAAAATG GATCTTCAAGCAGAGACTCGGGCTGAAAAGTCGTCTCTGCTTACGGCTTCTCAAAGTGGAATTGGTATCGATCTTCCTGTTACAGCAAGAGGGGATTCTTTGTTCCTTGAACATGAAACACAGTTGGAGTCACGAATTCCATCTTCTGGAATTTCTTTCTATACACAGGATCCCACGCTTTCGGCAATATATTCTTCTTCTGGACTTGTTCGATCTGTTGTTCCTATTGTCACACAG ATTGCTCAAACAATGCAAATACCATTTTCTTATGCCGAGGACATCATTGGGATAGGAGGAGCTAATATTGCACATATTCGCTGCACTAGTGGAGCTGTCATAACTGTGCAAGAGAGTAGGGGCATGTCTGATGAAATAACTGTggaaattaaaggtacctcaacACAGGTTCAGTTGGCTCAACAACTGATTCAG GATTTTATGAGCAATCACAAAGATCCGGTAACTAGCGGCGACTATGGAGACTCAAGTTATAGGTCCTCGTACTCTCAGATGGGGAGCACATCTTCACTATCAACGCAACCCTATGGCGGATATGGGGGATCTTCTTCAAATGTAGGTGGCTACCCTACTTTTAGGCTTTAA
- the LOC108453204 gene encoding uncharacterized protein LOC108453204 isoform X1 produces MDSLQIYANNSDEEDLSHQPSTPSADSSPPRLIPSKSAAPKVDDTMLALTAAEARQAQSRPIDPTQHVVAFNPTYDQLWAPTYGPAHPYAKDGIAQGMRNHKLGFVEDASIDSFVFDEQYNTFHKYGYAADPSGSNYIGDLDALQKNDAISVYNIPQNEQKKRKIEREKDEDEVDPTEIDNPATDVWLMKNKRSPWAGKKEGVQTELTEEQKKYAEEYAKKKEEKGHQGEKGEHVVDKTTFHGKEERDYQGRSWIAPPKDAKATNDHCYIPKRLVHTWSGHTKGVSAIRFFPKYGHLILSAGMDTKVKIWDVFNSGKCMRTYMGHSKAVRDISFCNDGTKFLTAGYDKNIKYWDTETGQVISTFSTGKIPYVVKLNPDEDKQNILLAGMSDKKIVQWDINTGQITQEYDQHLGAVNTITFVDNNRRFVTSSDDKSLRVWEFGIPVVIKYISEPHMHSMPSISLHPNTNWLAAQSLDNQILIYSTRERFQLNKKKRFAGHIVAGYACQVNFSPDGRFVMSGDGEGKCWFWDWKSCKVFRTLKCHEGVCIGCEWHPLEQSKVATCGWDGLIKYWD; encoded by the exons ATGGATAGTCTCCAAATATACGCAAATAATAGTGATGAGGAAGACCTAAGTCACCAGCCATCTACTCCGTCTGCAGACTCTTCACCCCCACGGCTCATCCCCTCCAAATCTGCAGCACCAAAGGTTGATGACACAATGCTTGCCCTAACTGCAGCAGAAGCACGCCAAGCCCAATCAAGGCCCATTGATCCAACCCAGCATGTTGTTGCCTTCAATCCAACCTATGACCAACTCTGGGCTCCTACCTATGGCCCAGCTCATCCATATGCCAAGGATGGAATTGCCCAGGGCATGCGCAACCACAAGCTGGGATTTGTTGAGGATGCCTCCATTGACTCTTTTGTTTTTGATGAGCAATACAACACCTTCCACAAATATGGTTATGCGGCCGACCCTTCAGGAAGCAACTATATTGGTGATTTGGATGCTTTACAGAAGAATGATGCCATTTCAGTCTATAACATCCCACAAAATGAGCAAAAGAAGCGAAAAATTGAGAGGGAGAAGGATGAGGATGAGGTTGATCCAACAGAGATTGATAATCCAGCTACTGATGTGTGGTTGATGAAGAATAAAAGGAGTCCTTGGGCAGGTAAAAAAGAGGGGGTGCAAACAGAGTTGACAGAGGAGCAAAAGAAGTATGCAGAGGAGTATGCAAAGAAGAAAGAGGAGAAAGGCCATCAAGGTGAGAAAGGCGAACATGTGGTGGATAAGACTACCTTTCATGGCAAAGAGGAGAGAGACTACCAAGGAAGGTCTTGGATTGCACCTCCTAAGGATGCAAAAGCAACGAATGATCATTGTTATATACCAAAGAGATTAGTACACACTTGGAGTGGGCACACGAAAGGTGTCTCAGCTATTCGGTTCTTCCCCAAATATGGGCACTTAATTCTCTCTGCAGGGATGGATACTAAAGTGAAGATATGGGATGTGTTTAATTCAGGAAAGTGTATGAGGACATACATGGGTCATTCTAAGGCAGTAAGAGATATTTCATTTTGTAATGATGGCACTAAATTTTTGACCGCTGGATATGACAAGAACATTAAGTATTGGGATACTGAAACCGGGCAGGTTATTTCTACTTTCTCAACTGGGAAGATTCCATATGTAGTTAAGCTTAACCCTGATGAAGATAAGCAGAATATTCTTTTAGCAGGTATGAGTGATAAGAAGATTGTCCAGTGGGATATTAATACTGGACAAATTACACAAGAGTATGATCAGCATTTGGGGGCAGTGAATACCATTACATTTGTGGATAACAACCGGAGATTCGTTACATCAAGTGATGACAAATCACTTCGAGTATGGGAATTTGGAATTCCTGTTGTTATCAAGTATATTAGTGAGCCTCACATGCATTCTATGCCATCTATTTCGCTTCACCCCAACACGAATTGGCTTGCAGCTCAAAGTTTGGATAACCAAATTCTTATTTACAGTACCAGAGAAAGATTTCAGCTTAATAAGAAAAAAAGGTTTGCTGGGCACATTGTGGCCGGCTATGCTTGCCAAGTCAATTTTTCACCAGATGGACGCTTTGTTATGTCTGGAGATGGAGAGGGTAAGTGCTGGTTCTGGGACTGGAAGAGCTGCAAAGTTTTTAGGACTCTCAAGTGCCATGAGGGAGTTTGCATTGGGTGTGAGTGGCATCCTCTGGAGCAAAGTAAAGTTGCTACTTGTGGCTGGGATGGCTTGATTAAGTACTG GGACTAA